The Pelodiscus sinensis isolate JC-2024 chromosome 26, ASM4963464v1, whole genome shotgun sequence genome contains a region encoding:
- the THY1 gene encoding thy-1 membrane glycoprotein — MNPTISIAVILTVLQAAHCQKIRDLSACLLGTSLRVDCHYENKTANPLTYEFSMFRENRKRVIQSTLGVAENSLKVRSNVTLSKNLVCLQLHNFENTDEGTYICELKITGDLTGNQVKNITVLKDKLEKCAGISLLIQNTSWLLLLLLSLPLLQAVDFMSL; from the exons ATGAACCCCACCATCAGCATCGCTGTCATCCTAACAG TGCTGCAGGCCGCGCACTGCCAGAAGATCCGGGACCTGAGCGCCTGCTTGCTGGGCACGAGCCTGCGTGTGGACTGTCACTATGAGAACAAGACCGCCAACCCCCTGACGTACGAGTTCAGCATGTTCCGGGAGAACAGGAAGCGGGTGATCCAGTCCACCCTGGGCGTCGCCGAGAACAGCCTCAAGGTGCGCTCCAACGTCACCCTGTCCAAGAACCTGGTGTGCCTGCAGCTGCACAACTTCGAGAACACGGACGAGGGCACCTACATCTGCGAGCTGAAGATCACCGGCGACCTCACCGGCAACCAGGTCAAGAACATCACCGTCCTCaaag ACAAGCTGGAGAAATGTGCCGGCATCAGCCTCTTGATTCAGAACACCTcgtggctgctgctcctgctcctgtccctgccgcTCCTGCAAGCTGTGGACTTCATGTCCCTGTGA